A genomic stretch from Falco naumanni isolate bFalNau1 chromosome 6, bFalNau1.pat, whole genome shotgun sequence includes:
- the TMEM244 gene encoding transmembrane protein 244 isoform X2, with protein sequence MLTYKNVFLGENQLLLPADVGVRNIATALPFNIMCPWLSRSKLLKVVLVNLLICMVVFYTVYYVVLSVCFAVFSSCDIIGNNFLHLWFAVCSDCGRMGLGLCCNSYYYSYHHNFSWKEKGKNSLLQMRLAITSCQHLVTCSLFSCCLAEHRYSCLGNIL encoded by the exons ATGCTCACCTATAAGAATGTTTTTTTGGGTGAAAaccagctgcttcttcctgctGATGTTGGCGTACGGAATATAGCAACAGCTCTTCCTTTCAACATCATGTGTCCATGGCTCTCAAGGTCAAAACTGCTGAAA gTTGTTCTGGTGAACCTGTTGATATGCATGGTAGTTTTCTACACTGTGTACTATGTGGTCCTATCTGTGTGCTTCGCAGTATTCAG ttcTTGTGATATCATTGGAAATAACTTTCTTCATTTGTGGTTTGCTGTTTGCTCTGATTGTGGAAGAATGGGTTTGGGATTATGCTGTAACAGTTACTATTATTCATATCATCATAACTTCAGTTG gaaagaaaagggaaagaattcACTGCTGCAAATGAGACTCGCCATCACTTCTTGCCAGCACCTGGTAACCTGCTCCCTCTTCTCATGCTGTTTAGCAGAACACCGCTATAGCTGTTTAGGAAATATACTTTAA
- the TMEM244 gene encoding transmembrane protein 244 isoform X4: MLTYKNVFLGENQLLLPADVGVRNIATALPFNIMCPWLSRSKLLKVVLVNLLICMVVFYTVYYVVLSVCFAVFRIKMLDGLAPFDFKTNPSWINPYYLVLVISLEITFFICGLLFALIVEEWVWDYAVTVTIIHIIITSVGKKRERIHCCK, from the exons ATGCTCACCTATAAGAATGTTTTTTTGGGTGAAAaccagctgcttcttcctgctGATGTTGGCGTACGGAATATAGCAACAGCTCTTCCTTTCAACATCATGTGTCCATGGCTCTCAAGGTCAAAACTGCTGAAA gTTGTTCTGGTGAACCTGTTGATATGCATGGTAGTTTTCTACACTGTGTACTATGTGGTCCTATCTGTGTGCTTCGCAGTATTCAG GATTAAAATGTTGGACGGTTTGGCACCTTTTGATTTTAAGACAAATCCCTCGTGGATTAACCCGTATTATTTAG ttcTTGTGATATCATTGGAAATAACTTTCTTCATTTGTGGTTTGCTGTTTGCTCTGATTGTGGAAGAATGGGTTTGGGATTATGCTGTAACAGTTACTATTATTCATATCATCATAACTTCAGTTG gaaagaaaagggaaagaattcACTGCTGCAAATGA
- the TMEM244 gene encoding transmembrane protein 244 isoform X1, with translation MLTYKNVFLGENQLLLPADVGVRNIATALPFNIMCPWLSRSKLLKVVLVNLLICMVVFYTVYYVVLSVCFAVFRIKMLDGLAPFDFKTNPSWINPYYLVLVISLEITFFICGLLFALIVEEWVWDYAVTVTIIHIIITSVVMSEFPLMLHWWLALGSGVISMISGGQTLAYCLFKDNFIYPILDDF, from the exons ATGCTCACCTATAAGAATGTTTTTTTGGGTGAAAaccagctgcttcttcctgctGATGTTGGCGTACGGAATATAGCAACAGCTCTTCCTTTCAACATCATGTGTCCATGGCTCTCAAGGTCAAAACTGCTGAAA gTTGTTCTGGTGAACCTGTTGATATGCATGGTAGTTTTCTACACTGTGTACTATGTGGTCCTATCTGTGTGCTTCGCAGTATTCAG GATTAAAATGTTGGACGGTTTGGCACCTTTTGATTTTAAGACAAATCCCTCGTGGATTAACCCGTATTATTTAG ttcTTGTGATATCATTGGAAATAACTTTCTTCATTTGTGGTTTGCTGTTTGCTCTGATTGTGGAAGAATGGGTTTGGGATTATGCTGTAACAGTTACTATTATTCATATCATCATAACTTCAGTTG TTATGTCTGAATTCCCCCTGATGTTACACTGGTGGCTGGCATTAG gatCTGGAGTCATTTCAATGATTTCTGGAGGACAGACTTTGGCAtattgcttgttcaaagacaaCTTCATTTACCCAATTCTAGatgatttttga
- the TMEM244 gene encoding transmembrane protein 244 isoform X5, whose product MALKVKTAESKVVLVNLLICMVVFYTVYYVVLSVCFAVFSSCDIIGNNFLHLWFAVCSDCGRMGLGLCCNSYYYSYHHNFSWKEKGKNSLLQMRLAITSCQHLVTCSLFSCCLAEHRYSCLGNIL is encoded by the exons ATGGCTCTCAAGGTCAAAACTGCTGAAAGTAAG gTTGTTCTGGTGAACCTGTTGATATGCATGGTAGTTTTCTACACTGTGTACTATGTGGTCCTATCTGTGTGCTTCGCAGTATTCAG ttcTTGTGATATCATTGGAAATAACTTTCTTCATTTGTGGTTTGCTGTTTGCTCTGATTGTGGAAGAATGGGTTTGGGATTATGCTGTAACAGTTACTATTATTCATATCATCATAACTTCAGTTG gaaagaaaagggaaagaattcACTGCTGCAAATGAGACTCGCCATCACTTCTTGCCAGCACCTGGTAACCTGCTCCCTCTTCTCATGCTGTTTAGCAGAACACCGCTATAGCTGTTTAGGAAATATACTTTAA
- the TMEM244 gene encoding transmembrane protein 244 isoform X3, with amino-acid sequence MALKVKTAESKVVLVNLLICMVVFYTVYYVVLSVCFAVFRIKMLDGLAPFDFKTNPSWINPYYLVLVISLEITFFICGLLFALIVEEWVWDYAVTVTIIHIIITSVVMSEFPLMLHWWLALGSGVISMISGGQTLAYCLFKDNFIYPILDDF; translated from the exons ATGGCTCTCAAGGTCAAAACTGCTGAAAGTAAG gTTGTTCTGGTGAACCTGTTGATATGCATGGTAGTTTTCTACACTGTGTACTATGTGGTCCTATCTGTGTGCTTCGCAGTATTCAG GATTAAAATGTTGGACGGTTTGGCACCTTTTGATTTTAAGACAAATCCCTCGTGGATTAACCCGTATTATTTAG ttcTTGTGATATCATTGGAAATAACTTTCTTCATTTGTGGTTTGCTGTTTGCTCTGATTGTGGAAGAATGGGTTTGGGATTATGCTGTAACAGTTACTATTATTCATATCATCATAACTTCAGTTG TTATGTCTGAATTCCCCCTGATGTTACACTGGTGGCTGGCATTAG gatCTGGAGTCATTTCAATGATTTCTGGAGGACAGACTTTGGCAtattgcttgttcaaagacaaCTTCATTTACCCAATTCTAGatgatttttga